A section of the Myxocyprinus asiaticus isolate MX2 ecotype Aquarium Trade chromosome 40, UBuf_Myxa_2, whole genome shotgun sequence genome encodes:
- the LOC127431355 gene encoding coronin-6-like encodes MSRSIVRQSKFRHVFGQAAKAEQSYDDIRVSKVTWDSSFCAVNPKFLAVIVESSGGGAFLVMPLSKMGRVDKNYPLVVGHSGPVLDIDWCPHNDNILASCSEDTTAMVWQIPDHTPSRPISEPIVVLEGHSKRVGIVKWHPTARNILLTAGSDNLIIIWNVGTGEPLITMDDHPDLIYNISWNYNGSLFCTTCKDRRLRVCDPRKGEVVAERLAPHEGIRPMRAIFTREGNIFTTGFTRMSQRELGLWDPTNFEEPIALLELDTSNGVLLPFYDPDTNIVYLSGKGDSSIRYFEITEEPPYVHYISTFSSKEPQRGMGFMPKRGVDVSKCEIARLYKLHERKCEPIMMTVPRKSDLFQDDLYPDTAGPEPALEPEEWLEGRDADPILVSLRDGYVPPKSRELKVAKKNVLDTRPTTRRSMSAVDGSSLPPQLLEKLVEEIQSLKATVLSQEKRICDLENKLSKYTNGTV; translated from the exons ATGAGTCGCAGCATTGTGCGCCAGAGTAAGTTCAGGCATGTTTTTGGGCAGGCGGCAAAGGCAGAGCAGAGTTATGACGATATACGGGTTTCCAAGGTGACGTGGGACAGCTCCTTCTGTGCAGTTAACCCAAAGTTTTTGGCAGTTATAGTGGAGTCCAGCGGAGGCGGAGCCTTCTTGGTTATGCCTCTTTCAAAG ATGGGTCGTGTGGACAAAAACTACCCCCTAGTGGTTGGACACTCGGGGCCTGTTTTGGACATTGATTGGTGTCCTCACAATGACAACATCCTGGCCAGCTGCTCTGAGGACACCACTGCCATG GTATGGCAGATCCCTGACCACACCCCCTCTCGTCCCATCAGTGAGCCCATTGTAGTGTTGGAGGGCCACTCTAAACGGGTGGGCATTGTAAAATGGCACCCGACTGCCCGCAACATACTCCTCACTGCAG GCAGTGATAATCTGATCATCATCTGGAACGTGGGCACTGGAGAACCCCTGATCACTATGGATGACCATCCTGACCTCATCTACAACATCAGCTGGAACTACAACGGCAGCTTATTCTGCACCACCTGCAAGGACCGGCGCCTCAGAGTGTGTGATCCCCGCAAAGGCGAGGTGGTGGCG GAGAGACTCGCCCCACATGAGGGTATCCGGCCGATGAGAGCTATCTTTACCAGAGAGGGCAACATTTTCACTACAGGTTTCACCAGGATGAGCCAGAGAGAACTTGGTCTGTGGGATCCG ACAAATTTTGAAGAGCCCATTGCATTACTGGAATTGGACACAAGTAATGGAGTTTTATTGCCTTTTTATGATCCCGACACCAACATTGTGTATCTGAGTGGCAAG GGCGACAGCAGTATTCGCTATTTTGAGATCACAGAGGAGCCTCCATATGTGCATTACATCAGCACATTCAGTAGCAAGGAGCCACAGAGAGGAATGGGCTTCATGCCAAAGAGAGGAGTGGATGTCAGCAAGTGTGAAATTGCCAG ATTATATAAACTCCATGAGAGAAAGTGTGAGCCTATCATGATGACAGTACCCAGAAAG TCGGACCTGTTCCAGGATGACCTGTACCCAGATACAGCAGGTCCAGAGCCAGCACTGGAACCTGAAGAATGGTTAGAAGGACGAGATGCAGACCCCATACTAGTGTCTTTGAGAGATGGCTATGTTCCTCCAAAGAGCAGAGAGCTTAAGGTGGCCAAGAAGAACGTTCTGGACACCAGGCCCACAACACGTAGAAGCATGTCTGCAGTAGATGGAAGCAGTTTGCCA CCTCAGTTGTTGGAGAAGCTTGTTGAGGAGATCCAAAGTCTGAAGGCCACAGTTCTTTCTCAGGAGAAGCGAATATGTGACTTAGAGAATAAGCTCTCCAAGTACACTAATGGCACAGTCTGA